The Spirosoma radiotolerans genome has a window encoding:
- a CDS encoding cysteine hydrolase family protein, with product METKNEDLHGNAPDSSPVALLIIDMINDLEFPGGDELLEPASRVAEAIADLKKRAQAEHIPVIYANDNFGRWRSNFNDVVEHVLADGVRGQYLADVLKPDPDDYFVLKPKNSAFYETTLDMLLTYLDVKHLILTGLSTDSCVLFSANDAFMRDLKLSIPIDCVAAIKATHTHDALAYMKRVLRADTTPSTQLDLAAMCQELSDAH from the coding sequence ATGGAAACTAAAAATGAAGATTTACACGGGAATGCGCCTGATTCGTCGCCCGTGGCCCTGTTGATTATCGACATGATCAATGATTTGGAATTTCCGGGTGGAGACGAACTACTGGAACCCGCCAGCCGCGTTGCCGAGGCCATTGCCGACTTAAAGAAAAGGGCCCAGGCCGAACACATTCCGGTTATTTATGCCAACGATAATTTTGGCCGCTGGCGGTCCAATTTCAATGACGTTGTCGAGCATGTCCTGGCCGACGGGGTTCGGGGACAATATCTGGCAGACGTACTTAAACCTGATCCGGATGATTATTTTGTGCTTAAACCCAAGAATTCAGCATTTTACGAGACTACGCTCGATATGCTGCTGACCTACCTGGATGTCAAACACCTGATTCTGACGGGCCTTAGTACCGATTCTTGTGTGCTTTTTTCGGCGAATGACGCATTTATGCGCGACTTAAAACTTTCCATTCCGATCGACTGTGTAGCTGCCATCAAAGCAACCCACACGCACGACGCCCTGGCCTACATGAAGCGGGTGCTGCGGGCCGATACGACGCCATCCACCCAACTCGATCTGGCAGCCATGTGCCAGGAGTTGTCTGATGCGCATTAA
- a CDS encoding TraB/GumN family protein: protein MKTKLLARLSVAGVLLAGSLIHTAKAQDKALLYEVTGPGLAKPSYLYGTFHLVCPNDLTITDAMKKAVGAASQVYLELDLDDPNMMGSMQKAMIMTGGKTIKDLLLPDDYTLLDTYLKQKMNMGLAQVGMLKPIGLMSLMYMTLLPCQPASYDMTFAEMASKEKKEVLGLESVDAQLAALDKIPMQEQLKGLVDMAKKPDEAKKEFADLLAAYKANDMAKLTALMKNSKFGDMAEYEDSLLGERNANWIPVIEKAAKEKPTFFAFGAGHLGNEKGVVNLLRKKGYSVKPIQ from the coding sequence ATGAAAACTAAACTACTTGCCCGGTTGTCTGTAGCGGGCGTTTTACTGGCCGGTTCGCTGATTCATACCGCCAAGGCGCAGGATAAGGCGCTTCTCTACGAAGTAACCGGTCCCGGACTGGCCAAGCCGTCGTACCTCTACGGGACGTTTCACCTCGTTTGCCCAAATGATCTGACCATCACGGATGCTATGAAAAAGGCCGTTGGTGCCGCCAGTCAGGTTTATCTGGAGCTTGATCTGGATGATCCGAACATGATGGGAAGTATGCAGAAAGCCATGATCATGACCGGCGGCAAAACTATAAAAGACCTGCTTTTGCCCGACGATTACACCTTGCTGGATACGTACCTGAAGCAGAAAATGAACATGGGCCTGGCGCAGGTGGGTATGTTAAAACCCATCGGGCTGATGTCGCTAATGTACATGACGCTGCTACCTTGCCAGCCAGCCTCTTACGACATGACATTTGCCGAGATGGCTTCGAAGGAAAAGAAAGAGGTGTTGGGCCTGGAAAGCGTCGATGCCCAGTTGGCGGCACTGGACAAGATTCCGATGCAGGAGCAGTTGAAAGGGCTGGTCGACATGGCGAAGAAGCCCGATGAAGCGAAAAAAGAGTTTGCCGATTTGCTGGCCGCTTACAAAGCCAACGACATGGCCAAACTAACGGCCTTGATGAAAAACAGCAAGTTTGGCGACATGGCCGAATATGAAGATAGCCTGCTTGGTGAGCGTAACGCCAACTGGATTCCCGTCATTGAAAAAGCTGCGAAAGAAAAGCCTACCTTTTTCGCTTTTGGTGCCGGTCATCTGGGCAATGAAAAGGGGGTAGTGAACCTGCTCCGCAAGAAAGGGTATTCGGTCAAACCGATTCAGTAG
- a CDS encoding alpha-galactosidase, translating to MKQLCLSLFLCFLLSFTANGASGDTHITIETQQTALVIRIDKDQTPTLVHLGPKLRNIAEYAAIPGNGKRGEDYTNIYNSVYTPAGSRNLLEPAIQVTHADGNPSLDLKYVRHETQAVADGIVLTKVYLKDPQYPFEVTLYYKAYQKEDVIEQWSSIRHTEKKSVTLHKYASANLYIPAQNYYLTHFHGDWANEMNPSEIPLTEGIKILDSKLGTRADLFQPPSFLVAINQPADENQGEVIAGTLSWSGNFQLAFEVDPLHNLRIIPGINPYASAYSLAPNTEFKTPAFLFTYSNQGKGGASRSLHRWARKHRIPQGEGNRLTLLNNWEATYFDFNEEKLSALFKDGKKLGVDLFLLDDGWFGNKYPRNNDKTGLGDWQENVKKLPHGLGYLVKEAESSGIKFGIWLEPEMVSPKSELYEKHPDWVIKLPNRSEYYFRNQLVLDLSNRKVQDFVYNVVNDLMTKNPTLGFIKWDCNAVIYNAYSATIQNQSNLYVDYVQGLYNVLERVRAKYPTLPMMLCSGGGGRVDYGALNYFTEYWPSDNTDALERIFIQWNYSYFFPSIASCNHITDWGKQPIKFRTDVAMMGKIGYDIVVSKLTEPELTFSQEALKTYDRVKDVIWKGDLFRLASPYTNDVASAMYVNEAKDRSVWFTYLVKNRYKAGSMAPIKLSGLDPAKSYRIQELNVYPGTNSTISKDTVTYSGNYLMTIGFNPQVDTRRTSVVLELAEAK from the coding sequence ATGAAACAGCTTTGTCTGTCATTATTTCTTTGTTTCCTGCTGTCGTTTACTGCCAACGGAGCATCGGGCGACACCCATATCACGATCGAAACTCAACAAACGGCGCTGGTTATTCGCATCGATAAAGACCAGACGCCTACCCTGGTTCACCTGGGACCCAAGCTCCGAAATATAGCTGAGTATGCAGCTATTCCCGGCAACGGAAAACGCGGTGAAGATTATACGAATATCTACAATTCGGTTTATACCCCCGCTGGCAGCCGAAACTTGCTGGAACCCGCAATTCAGGTGACCCACGCCGACGGGAACCCTTCCCTCGACCTTAAGTATGTTCGGCACGAAACCCAAGCGGTTGCCGATGGCATTGTGTTAACTAAAGTATATCTGAAAGATCCTCAGTACCCTTTTGAGGTGACGCTGTATTATAAAGCGTACCAGAAGGAAGATGTTATCGAGCAATGGAGTTCGATTCGGCACACGGAAAAGAAGTCCGTTACCCTCCACAAATATGCCTCGGCCAACCTCTACATTCCGGCGCAGAATTATTACCTGACGCACTTCCACGGCGACTGGGCCAATGAAATGAATCCCAGCGAAATACCGCTCACTGAAGGCATAAAAATTCTGGATTCCAAGCTCGGTACGCGGGCCGATTTATTTCAGCCTCCCTCCTTTCTGGTCGCGATCAACCAGCCCGCCGATGAAAATCAGGGCGAAGTCATTGCCGGTACGCTTTCGTGGTCGGGCAATTTCCAGCTGGCTTTTGAAGTCGATCCGCTGCACAACCTGCGCATCATTCCTGGCATCAACCCATATGCATCGGCGTATTCCTTAGCCCCCAACACCGAGTTCAAAACACCTGCTTTTCTGTTTACCTATTCCAATCAGGGCAAAGGTGGGGCTAGCCGCAGTCTGCACCGCTGGGCGCGCAAACACCGGATTCCGCAAGGCGAAGGCAACCGCCTGACTCTCCTGAATAACTGGGAGGCTACCTACTTCGATTTCAACGAAGAAAAGCTATCGGCTCTTTTTAAAGACGGCAAGAAGCTTGGTGTTGATCTGTTTTTGCTGGATGATGGTTGGTTTGGCAACAAATACCCGCGTAACAATGATAAGACGGGCCTGGGCGACTGGCAGGAAAACGTGAAGAAGCTCCCCCACGGCCTGGGCTATTTAGTGAAAGAGGCCGAGAGCTCCGGAATCAAATTTGGTATCTGGCTGGAACCCGAAATGGTGAGTCCCAAGAGCGAACTGTACGAGAAACACCCGGATTGGGTCATTAAGCTGCCCAACCGGTCGGAGTATTACTTTCGGAATCAGTTGGTGCTGGATTTATCGAACCGCAAAGTTCAGGATTTCGTCTACAACGTGGTCAACGATCTGATGACCAAAAACCCAACCCTGGGCTTCATCAAATGGGACTGTAACGCGGTCATTTACAATGCCTATTCGGCAACGATTCAAAACCAATCGAACCTCTACGTCGATTATGTGCAGGGGCTCTACAACGTGCTGGAACGGGTGCGGGCCAAGTACCCTACCCTGCCCATGATGCTTTGCTCGGGGGGCGGTGGCCGGGTGGATTATGGCGCCCTGAACTACTTCACCGAATACTGGCCCAGCGACAATACCGACGCTCTCGAACGGATCTTTATTCAGTGGAACTACTCGTATTTCTTCCCGTCCATTGCCAGTTGCAACCACATCACCGACTGGGGAAAACAGCCCATCAAATTTCGGACAGACGTGGCTATGATGGGCAAAATCGGCTACGACATTGTGGTCAGCAAATTAACGGAGCCCGAATTGACATTTAGCCAGGAGGCCCTTAAAACCTACGACCGCGTCAAAGATGTCATCTGGAAAGGCGATCTGTTCCGGCTGGCGTCGCCTTACACCAACGATGTGGCCTCGGCCATGTATGTCAATGAGGCAAAGGATCGGTCTGTGTGGTTTACGTATCTGGTAAAGAATCGCTACAAAGCGGGCAGTATGGCCCCAATCAAACTGAGCGGCCTCGATCCGGCCAAATCGTACCGGATTCAGGAACTGAATGTATATCCGGGTACCAACTCGACCATTAGCAAAGACACTGTAACCTATTCCGGCAATTACCTGATGACAATCGGCTTCAATCCTCAGGTAGATACCCGCCGAACCAGTGTTGTGCTGGAGCTGGCAGAAGCGAAGTAA
- a CDS encoding TolB family protein, with product MKNLKQTLLACLTSLSLTTSLPVMAQKANLGLFEGHGDIGAVLKPGSAAYNPQTRTYDLSGSGYNVWFDHDEFHFMWKRMKGDFILYTRAALVGKGVDPHRKVGWMVRTSLDGKSPHINAVEHGDGLTSLQFRRTEGANTEEVKAKLTGADVIQLERKGNTYTMRVAKFGEPFVTEQVTDLPLGDEVYVGLFIGSHNKDVLERGVFRDVRISVPAFEGLVPYKDYLGSNLEILDIASGNRQVIFNSPKSLQAPNWTPDGKTLLYNSDGLMYTFNLASRKPSILNTGDVKNNNNDHVLSFDGKMLGLSSGVKELGGSIIYTVPAKGGSPKQITPQGPSYLHGWSPDKKTLVFTASRNNEYDIYTVPAAGGPELRITDAKGLDDGPEYTPDGKYIYFNSARTGTMQIYRMKADGSEQQAITNGEFNDWFPHISPDGKWLLFISFLKEEVKADDHPFYKHVYLRMLPISGTGQPKVLAYIYGGQGTINTPSWSPDSKRVAFISNSAETALSPVEK from the coding sequence ATGAAAAACCTAAAACAAACTCTGCTGGCCTGCCTGACCAGTTTATCTCTGACAACCAGTCTGCCGGTGATGGCCCAAAAAGCCAATTTGGGCCTATTCGAAGGCCATGGCGATATTGGCGCCGTGCTTAAACCTGGTTCAGCAGCCTACAATCCCCAGACGCGTACGTACGATCTTTCCGGATCAGGTTACAATGTCTGGTTTGATCATGACGAATTCCATTTTATGTGGAAGCGCATGAAAGGCGATTTTATACTCTATACGCGCGCTGCTCTGGTCGGGAAGGGCGTCGATCCGCACCGAAAAGTGGGCTGGATGGTTCGAACCAGCCTCGACGGTAAATCGCCCCACATCAACGCTGTTGAACACGGCGATGGCCTGACGTCTTTGCAGTTCCGGCGAACCGAAGGCGCAAATACCGAAGAAGTTAAGGCTAAACTAACCGGGGCCGATGTGATTCAGCTCGAACGAAAAGGGAATACCTATACCATGCGTGTCGCTAAGTTTGGCGAGCCGTTTGTCACCGAACAGGTTACCGACCTGCCGCTTGGTGATGAGGTATATGTCGGGTTGTTTATTGGGTCGCACAATAAAGATGTGCTGGAACGGGGTGTTTTTCGGGACGTGCGCATCAGCGTCCCTGCCTTCGAGGGGCTGGTGCCGTACAAAGATTATCTGGGTAGTAACCTCGAAATCCTGGATATAGCAAGTGGAAACCGTCAGGTGATCTTTAATTCACCTAAGTCGTTGCAAGCCCCGAACTGGACGCCAGATGGTAAAACGTTGTTGTATAACAGCGATGGCCTGATGTATACCTTTAACCTGGCCAGCCGCAAGCCTTCCATCCTGAACACCGGCGATGTGAAAAATAATAACAACGACCATGTGCTGTCGTTCGATGGGAAAATGCTGGGCCTGAGCAGTGGCGTGAAAGAACTGGGGGGGTCCATTATTTACACCGTTCCAGCAAAGGGTGGATCGCCCAAACAGATTACGCCCCAAGGACCATCGTATCTGCATGGCTGGTCGCCGGATAAGAAGACGCTTGTATTCACGGCCTCGCGCAATAATGAGTACGATATTTACACCGTGCCCGCTGCCGGTGGCCCTGAGCTGCGGATAACTGATGCGAAAGGCCTTGACGATGGCCCTGAATATACGCCCGACGGGAAGTACATTTACTTTAACTCTGCCCGTACCGGAACCATGCAGATTTACCGAATGAAGGCTGATGGCTCTGAGCAGCAGGCGATTACGAATGGTGAATTTAACGATTGGTTTCCGCACATCTCGCCGGATGGCAAATGGTTGCTGTTCATTTCGTTCCTGAAAGAAGAAGTGAAGGCCGATGATCACCCGTTTTATAAACACGTTTATCTGCGTATGCTGCCCATATCGGGCACTGGGCAACCCAAGGTGCTGGCCTACATTTACGGTGGCCAGGGCACAATCAACACGCCTTCCTGGTCGCCGGATAGCAAACGGGTCGCTTTCATCAGTAATTCGGCCGAGACGGCACTCAGCCCGGTCGAGAAATAG
- a CDS encoding glutaminyl-peptide cyclotransferase: MNIRFCSILLLVLTGLMHMACQEKKPAQSTADQPTPVASLAKTTYNLGDTILVQLSRSITRPKVTVDGADSPIFQQSEKSLAVGYSDGKTGLHQLVVSGLTSGSASFSDTLNVEMWSDVVPVNVAYTVLKTYPHRETSFTQGLEFYKGVLYESTGLNGQSNVMQIDVQTGSVRKSVPLANQYFGEGITIVNNKIYQLTWTSGICFRYNLDFSLDKTFTYHTQGWGLTHRDTTLILSDGSNKLFFLSPDFQSLGEVNVYDNKGPIMNLNELEYVNGYVFANVWQTNRIVQIDLKTGKVVGNLNMESILPTSIDTKENVLNGIAFQPTENAFYITGKKWPTLFKLRIKPAEKERAKDVIAFR, from the coding sequence ATGAACATCCGCTTTTGCTCAATTCTTTTGCTCGTTCTGACAGGTCTTATGCACATGGCCTGTCAGGAAAAGAAGCCCGCCCAATCCACTGCCGACCAGCCTACGCCCGTTGCTTCGCTGGCCAAAACGACATACAATCTGGGCGACACCATTTTAGTCCAACTTAGTCGGTCAATCACACGGCCGAAGGTTACGGTCGATGGAGCGGATTCTCCTATTTTCCAGCAATCAGAAAAGTCATTAGCCGTTGGGTATTCGGATGGAAAAACGGGGCTGCATCAACTTGTGGTGAGTGGCCTTACCTCTGGCAGTGCATCATTTTCCGATACGCTCAACGTGGAGATGTGGTCGGATGTAGTGCCGGTGAACGTTGCCTATACAGTCCTTAAAACGTATCCGCACCGCGAAACCAGTTTTACGCAGGGGCTGGAGTTTTATAAAGGTGTTTTGTATGAGAGCACGGGCCTGAACGGACAGTCCAATGTCATGCAGATTGATGTGCAGACCGGCTCTGTTCGTAAATCCGTACCGCTGGCAAACCAGTATTTCGGGGAAGGCATAACGATTGTCAACAACAAAATTTACCAGCTAACCTGGACATCGGGCATATGCTTCCGGTACAACCTGGATTTCAGCCTGGACAAGACGTTTACATACCATACCCAGGGCTGGGGGCTAACCCACCGTGACACAACCCTCATTTTAAGTGACGGCTCCAACAAACTCTTTTTTCTGTCGCCCGATTTTCAATCTCTGGGTGAGGTGAACGTGTATGACAACAAAGGGCCCATTATGAATTTGAATGAGCTGGAGTATGTAAATGGCTATGTTTTCGCCAATGTCTGGCAAACGAATCGCATTGTACAGATTGACCTCAAAACGGGAAAAGTGGTCGGAAACCTGAACATGGAATCCATTTTACCGACGTCCATCGACACCAAAGAAAACGTATTAAATGGGATTGCCTTTCAACCAACCGAAAACGCATTTTATATTACCGGGAAAAAGTGGCCTACCCTCTTTAAACTTCGTATAAAACCCGCCGAAAAAGAAAGGGCCAAAGACGTAATTGCTTTCCGATAA
- a CDS encoding PQQ-dependent sugar dehydrogenase, with protein sequence MNKPFFSITCLVTSLFVMNTVWGNTKTIPPTKPARAAQASITAAEVKLPTGFSASIVAEDLGSARHIVVSKTGDIYVKLAKLKDGKGIYRLRDTNKDGVVDERVGFGDYPGTGIFIRDGYLYTSSNNSIYRYKLNENQEVVNPDQPEKLVSGLREKDRDKSKSIAVDNQGNVYVNIASDNDACRVAGTGKGMMPCPLLDSAAGIWKFKANVPDQMFSSGVRYATGLKNVVGLDWNSKTNSLFVAQHGRGKFDDFYPQYYTPKQSAELPAETMFEVHQGDDAGWPYVYYDHFQKKKILAPEYGGDGKKTGTAKTINPVAAFPAHMGPNALLFYTGTAFPERYRNGAFIAFHAQSQEIHKGYLIGFVPFKNGKPSGPWEIFADNFAGTDLVKPTGPVQHRPCGLAQGPDGSLYVSDDLNGTLFKISYQASAKKATASSSK encoded by the coding sequence ATGAACAAACCTTTTTTTTCGATTACCTGCCTCGTTACTTCCCTGTTTGTGATGAATACCGTGTGGGGAAATACCAAAACTATTCCGCCCACCAAACCGGCTCGCGCTGCTCAGGCAAGCATTACTGCAGCGGAGGTTAAACTACCAACGGGCTTTTCGGCCAGCATCGTTGCGGAGGATTTGGGCTCCGCCCGCCATATCGTCGTCAGCAAAACGGGCGACATTTACGTGAAACTGGCCAAACTGAAAGATGGGAAAGGCATTTATCGGTTACGCGACACGAATAAAGATGGCGTGGTCGATGAGCGGGTTGGTTTCGGAGACTATCCCGGCACGGGGATCTTCATCCGCGACGGGTATTTGTACACCTCGTCGAACAACAGCATCTATCGGTACAAGCTGAACGAGAACCAGGAGGTTGTCAATCCAGATCAACCCGAAAAGCTGGTGTCTGGCTTACGGGAAAAAGACCGGGATAAATCGAAGTCGATTGCCGTTGATAACCAGGGTAATGTCTATGTCAATATAGCTTCCGATAACGACGCCTGCCGGGTAGCAGGTACGGGTAAAGGCATGATGCCCTGCCCACTGTTGGATTCGGCTGCGGGCATCTGGAAGTTTAAAGCGAATGTTCCCGATCAAATGTTCTCCAGTGGTGTTCGCTATGCGACCGGACTGAAAAACGTTGTCGGGCTGGACTGGAACAGTAAGACCAATTCCCTGTTTGTCGCGCAGCACGGCCGGGGCAAGTTCGATGACTTCTATCCTCAGTACTACACGCCGAAACAAAGCGCTGAGTTACCCGCCGAAACCATGTTTGAGGTTCATCAGGGCGATGATGCGGGTTGGCCTTACGTGTATTATGACCATTTTCAGAAAAAGAAAATCCTGGCGCCCGAGTATGGGGGCGATGGGAAGAAGACCGGTACGGCTAAAACCATCAATCCCGTAGCGGCCTTCCCGGCGCACATGGGGCCCAATGCGCTTTTGTTTTATACGGGCACTGCTTTCCCGGAACGGTACCGAAATGGCGCCTTTATTGCCTTTCATGCCCAGTCGCAGGAGATTCATAAAGGCTACCTGATTGGGTTTGTGCCCTTCAAGAACGGAAAGCCGTCGGGGCCGTGGGAGATCTTCGCAGATAATTTCGCCGGAACGGACCTGGTTAAACCCACAGGCCCGGTTCAGCACCGGCCATGTGGTCTGGCACAAGGCCCCGACGGGTCGTTGTACGTTAGTGACGACCTGAACGGAACCCTCTTCAAAATCAGTTATCAGGCCTCGGCTAAAAAAGCGACGGCTTCGTCATCGAAGTAA
- a CDS encoding methylmalonyl-CoA mutase family protein codes for MTAQKSKLDPSDTPAFRHKIRIVTAASLFDGHDAAINLMRRLMQASGAEVIHLGHNRSVAEIVDCAIQEDVQGIAVTSYQGGHLEFFKYMYDLLHERGAGHIKLFGGGGGTILPTEIAELHAYGIARIYSPDDGRSMGLQGMIDDLLRQCDFALPPATETQISASLHENTNAVARLITTAENLPDHYRQTALSLSRSIALSTPVLGITGTGGAGKSSLIDELVLRFLRTYPDKTLAIISVDPSKRKTGGALLGDRIRMNAIHSPRVYMRSLATRQSNLALSRHVQDAIDVCKAVPFDLIIVETSGIGQSDTEITEHADKTLYVMTAEYGAATQLEKIDMLDFANMIAINKFDKRGSLDALRDVRKQYRRNHNLWDVPDEELPILGTMASQFNDAGMNRLFDKLMAALEVPFAATAAPDSFSSREESGNLKPETTQTIIPPDRVRYLAEIVEESRRYDAFVQDQTTLARKLYQLDGTRKLIDDGPLQDALQTIYTELEARLHPDCRALLQQWPAMQQRYTAELYEFTVRDKVIRQPLYSETLSHLKIPKVSLPKYHDWGDVLHWLLTENVPGEFPYAAGVFPLKREGEDPTRMFAGEGGPERTNRRFHYVSNGLPAKRLSTAFDSVTLYGEDPAMRPDIFGKVGNSGVSICTLDDAKKLYSGFDLCDPATSVSMTINGPAPMLLGFFLNAAIDQQCEKYLARVGTQPKIEQAGFQLSYNGPLPDGNNGLGLMLLGTTGDKVLPREVYEQIKADTLRKVRGTVQADILKEDQAQNTCIFSTEFALKMMGDIQQYFTDHRVQNFYSVSISGYHIAEAGANPITQLAFTLSNGFTFVEYYLSRGMAIDDFAPNLSFFFSNGMDPEYTVLGRVARRIWAKAMRHKYKANDRSQKLKYHIQTSGRSLHAQEIGFNDIRTTLQALLAVYDNCNSLHTNAYDEAITTPTEESVRRAMAIQLIINREFGLTKNENPLQGAFVVEELTDLVEEAVYQEFLSLNERGGVLGAMERMYQRSKIQEESMYYETVKHNGDLPIVGVNTFLDPAGSPTIVPTEVIRSTDDEKRYAVDSCQQFQEQHRFEAERALANLQAAALANENIFEQLMEATKVCSLGQLSNALYAVGGRYRRNM; via the coding sequence ATGACTGCACAGAAAAGTAAACTCGATCCATCGGACACGCCAGCGTTCAGGCATAAGATTCGCATTGTGACGGCGGCTTCGCTGTTCGATGGGCACGACGCGGCCATTAACCTGATGCGTCGGCTCATGCAGGCGTCGGGGGCCGAAGTGATTCACCTGGGGCACAACCGCTCAGTGGCTGAAATCGTTGACTGCGCTATTCAGGAAGATGTGCAGGGCATAGCCGTGACCAGCTACCAGGGCGGCCATCTGGAGTTTTTCAAGTACATGTATGACCTGCTTCACGAACGGGGGGCGGGTCACATCAAACTCTTCGGGGGCGGGGGCGGCACGATTCTTCCCACCGAAATTGCCGAATTACACGCCTATGGGATCGCCCGTATTTACTCGCCCGACGATGGCCGATCCATGGGGCTACAAGGGATGATCGACGACTTGCTACGGCAGTGTGATTTTGCGCTGCCGCCAGCGACTGAAACCCAGATTTCGGCATCGCTGCATGAAAACACCAACGCAGTTGCCCGGCTCATTACCACCGCCGAAAACCTGCCCGACCACTACCGGCAAACCGCTCTTTCCCTCTCTCGCTCGATCGCTCTTTCAACCCCCGTTCTTGGCATTACCGGTACGGGGGGCGCCGGAAAATCGTCGTTGATCGATGAACTGGTGCTTCGTTTCTTGCGGACGTATCCCGATAAAACACTGGCCATTATTTCGGTCGATCCGTCGAAACGAAAAACGGGCGGTGCGCTTCTCGGCGACCGAATCCGGATGAACGCGATTCATTCACCCAGAGTTTACATGCGGTCGCTGGCAACCCGACAGTCGAACTTAGCGTTGAGTCGCCACGTGCAGGACGCCATCGATGTGTGCAAAGCGGTTCCATTTGACCTGATTATTGTTGAAACCTCCGGCATTGGACAATCCGATACCGAAATTACGGAACATGCCGATAAGACCCTGTATGTGATGACAGCCGAGTATGGGGCCGCCACGCAACTGGAAAAAATCGACATGCTCGATTTCGCAAACATGATTGCCATCAATAAGTTTGATAAACGGGGCTCGCTGGATGCCCTGCGCGACGTCCGGAAACAGTATCGGCGCAACCATAACTTGTGGGACGTCCCAGACGAGGAACTACCGATTCTGGGCACCATGGCCTCGCAGTTCAATGACGCTGGCATGAACAGGCTGTTCGATAAACTTATGGCTGCTCTTGAGGTTCCGTTCGCGGCAACAGCTGCGCCCGATTCTTTTTCTTCCAGAGAGGAATCGGGTAACCTGAAACCAGAAACCACACAAACTATTATCCCGCCGGATCGTGTGCGGTATCTGGCCGAAATTGTCGAAGAAAGCCGCCGGTACGATGCTTTTGTGCAGGACCAGACGACCCTAGCCCGCAAACTATATCAACTGGATGGAACGCGTAAGCTGATTGACGATGGGCCTTTGCAGGATGCGTTACAGACGATTTACACCGAACTCGAAGCCCGCCTGCATCCCGATTGCCGGGCTCTGTTGCAGCAATGGCCCGCGATGCAGCAACGCTACACCGCCGAATTGTATGAATTCACCGTGCGCGACAAAGTCATTCGGCAGCCGTTGTATTCCGAAACCCTTTCCCACCTGAAAATACCGAAAGTCAGCCTACCAAAATACCACGACTGGGGCGACGTTTTGCATTGGCTGCTGACCGAAAACGTACCCGGTGAGTTTCCATACGCAGCGGGCGTGTTTCCCCTCAAGCGCGAAGGCGAAGACCCCACGCGGATGTTTGCGGGTGAGGGTGGCCCCGAGCGAACCAACCGCCGGTTCCATTATGTCTCGAATGGGCTCCCGGCCAAACGACTATCGACGGCCTTCGATTCCGTAACGTTATACGGCGAAGACCCGGCCATGCGCCCCGATATTTTTGGGAAAGTTGGTAATTCGGGCGTAAGCATCTGCACTCTCGACGATGCCAAGAAACTCTACTCCGGCTTTGACCTCTGCGATCCGGCAACGTCCGTTTCTATGACGATCAATGGCCCGGCTCCGATGTTACTCGGCTTCTTCCTCAACGCAGCCATCGACCAGCAGTGTGAGAAATACCTGGCCCGGGTCGGCACACAGCCAAAGATCGAGCAGGCAGGTTTCCAACTGAGCTACAACGGTCCCCTTCCCGATGGCAACAACGGACTTGGCCTGATGCTGCTTGGCACTACGGGTGACAAAGTATTGCCCCGCGAGGTATACGAGCAAATAAAAGCCGATACGCTGCGAAAGGTGCGCGGAACGGTGCAGGCGGATATTCTGAAAGAAGATCAGGCGCAAAATACCTGCATTTTTTCGACCGAATTTGCCCTGAAAATGATGGGGGATATTCAGCAGTATTTTACCGATCACCGCGTTCAGAATTTTTACTCAGTGTCGATTTCGGGCTATCATATTGCCGAAGCCGGGGCCAATCCGATTACGCAGCTGGCGTTTACGCTGTCCAACGGCTTTACGTTTGTCGAATATTACCTGAGCCGGGGTATGGCAATTGATGACTTTGCCCCTAACCTGTCGTTCTTTTTCTCAAACGGCATGGACCCCGAATATACGGTGCTGGGGCGGGTGGCCCGCCGGATCTGGGCCAAGGCGATGCGCCATAAATACAAGGCCAACGACCGGTCCCAGAAGCTAAAATACCATATCCAGACATCCGGGCGCAGTTTACACGCCCAGGAAATCGGCTTCAACGACATTCGCACCACCTTACAGGCCCTGCTGGCGGTTTACGATAACTGCAATTCGCTGCATACCAATGCCTACGACGAAGCCATTACAACCCCCACCGAAGAATCCGTTCGGCGGGCCATGGCGATTCAGCTGATTATCAACCGCGAGTTTGGGCTGACAAAAAACGAGAATCCGCTCCAGGGCGCCTTTGTTGTTGAGGAACTGACTGATCTGGTCGAAGAGGCTGTCTATCAGGAGTTTCTGTCGCTCAACGAGCGCGGGGGTGTACTGGGGGCCATGGAACGCATGTACCAGCGCAGCAAAATCCAGGAAGAGTCGATGTATTACGAAACGGTAAAGCACAACGGCGACCTGCCTATCGTGGGCGTCAATACGTTTCTGGACCCAGCCGGTTCGCCAACCATTGTTCCCACAGAAGTGATTCGCTCCACCGACGACGAAAAGCGGTATGCCGTTGACTCGTGCCAGCAGTTTCAGGAGCAACACCGCTTCGAAGCCGAACGGGCGCTGGCTAATCTACAAGCTGCGGCCCTGGCCAACGAAAATATTTTCGAGCAGTTGATGGAAGCTACCAAAGTCTGTTCACTGGGGCAACTCTCCAATGCGCTCTATGCCGTGGGCGGTCGTTACCGGCGAAATATGTAA